Proteins co-encoded in one Pelobates fuscus isolate aPelFus1 chromosome 5, aPelFus1.pri, whole genome shotgun sequence genomic window:
- the LOC134612005 gene encoding integrase/recombinase xerD homolog, whose amino-acid sequence MEVTTLVSSIIGNVDRFPTTVAGHSLPLNQPRGNESRTGQPRPTATDGMAHFRRSWNLEEVSQTTLSLLAESWAPGTRRAYGSAWRKWSDWCMGQSMDPISASTEAVLQFLTLLFEAGKAFRTINLYRSAISAGHMGLDGTPIGKHALICRLLKGIRLTRPPQTRYSSFWDVNVMLRLIESWPMNQELSLKQLSAKLLMLFCLLSCKRVADVRALDWHARVFTPNEVSFNISRRTKSSTKEASYPALPDNPNLCPVLCLKEYEHRTASLRPGQIHPLFISFKRPHLPVSTATLARWIKWLLSMAGIDTSIFSAHSVRGAMASKASMLGCKLEDILRAADWSNESTFRNFYLRPVQHISNTVVAQL is encoded by the coding sequence ATGGAGGTCACAACCTTGGTTTCCTCAATTATTGGAAATGTCGATAGATTTCCCACAACTGTTGCCGGACATTCCCTACCTCTTAACCAACCCAGAGGGAATGAGTCACGAACTGGCCAACCAAGGCCTACTGCAACTGATGGCATGGCTCATTTCAGGAGATCATGGAATCTCGAGGAGGTTTCGCAGACGACACTCAGTCTCTTGGCAGagtcatgggcaccaggtaccagacGTGCCTACGGATCGGCTTGGAGAAaatggtctgattggtgcatgggaCAGTCAATGGATCCCATATCAGCTTCTACAGAAGCAGTCCTACAATTTCTGACTCTACTCTTTGAGGCAGGGAAAGCCTTTCGTACTATAAATCTGTACAGATCAGCTATATCGGCGGGACATATGGGGTTGGATGGCACCCCAATAGGTAAGCATGCCCTTATCTGTCGTTTACTCAAAGGCATCCGTCTTACTCGTCCTCCTCAAACTCGATATtcttccttttgggatgtcaatgtAATGTTGCGATTGATCGAATCGTGGCCAATGAACCAGGAACTTTCACTGAAACAATTGTCGGCCAAACTGTTGATGCTGTTTTGTTTACTTTCATGTAAACGAGTCGCTGATGTCAGGGCGCTAGACTGGCATGCACGTGTTTTTACCCCTAACGAAGTATCCTTCAATATTTCACGTAGAACGAAATCCTCGACTAAGGAAGCTTCCTACCCAGCATTGCCGGACAACCCAAATTTGTGCCCGGTGTTATGTCTGAAGGAATATGAGCATCGCACGGCTTCACTCCGTCCAGGACAAATCCATCCACTGTTCATCTCATTCAAAAGACCTCACCTACCAGTATCTACTGCTACTTTAGCTCGTTGGATCAAGTGGCTGCTGTCAATGGCAGGCATAGACACCTCGATTTTTTCCGCACATTCCGTTCGCGGAGCTATGGCCTCTAAAGCGTCCATGTTGGGTTGTAAATTGGAAGATATACTACGGGCAGCCGACTGGTCGAATGAGTCTACATTTCGTAATTTCTATTTACGCCCAGTGCAACACATTTCGAATACAGTGGTTGCTCAGCTttga